The DNA segment GCACGGCGGCTGACGACGCCGCGACCCTCCACAACCTCGTAGATGGCTGCGGCCGGAAGGTTGGCAAGCGTGGTCTGAGCGCCGGAGGGCCACGTGATGGCAACAGTGTCGGCCTGCGTCGCGGTCCCCAACCCGACGGTCACCGGCAGTTCACTCTGCGAGCAGTACGACGAACCGCTGCGTACGCGGTATCGCTGCACCCCGGATCCGACATGCACCGCAATGGCGGCACCGATCGCGCTGCGATTGCTCCGCGTGCCGGTAAGCTCCAGCCTGAGGGAGTTGTGCCCGGGTTTACCGCTGTTTCTGAGCAGACGTGCCGCGCCGTTGTTGGTGCTCACCGCGATATCCGGCACACCGCGCAGCATATAATCGGCGTAAGCGGCGCCGCGGGCGACCATGGGCCGGGCAATATCGGCGCCCGCAGACCGCGACACGTTTTCGAACTGGCCGTTGCACAGGTTGCGGAACAGCAGCGGCGACTCTGCGTAGGTCACCTCCCGCTGAATCTGCTGGATGGTGTCGTCGATATGGCCGTTAGCCACAAAGATGTCGTTCCAGCCATCACCATCCAGATCGGCGAAGAAACACCCGAACGAGAGCGAGAGTAGACTTGGAGTGCCGATCCCAGCCTGCGCAGCCACATCGCGGAAGATCCGTCCGTCGTTGTGATAGAGCGACAGCATCTGATTGGAAAAGTTGCCGATGATAAGGCTTGGCCGTCCACACCGGTCGTAGTCGGCAGCGTCAATCCCCATCGCTCCGCGGGCCGTTCCGTTATCGGGGAATGCAATGCCCTCACGCACTCCGACCTCGGCAAATGTGCCGTTTCCGCCATTCCGAAACAGATAGTTCGGTTCCGTGTCATTGGCGATAGCGATGTCGGGCCAGCCGTCGTTGTTGTAATCCAGAACGGCCACGCCTAACGACTTACCCTGAAGCGAACGTCCGTTGGAATCGTGCAGCAAGCCGGCGCGGCCGGCAATGTTGGTAAAGCGGCCTTTGCCATTGTTATGGTAGAGCGCGAGAGGTGCGCCGGCGTATTGCTGCGGTGTGCAGTAGACGCGCTCACCGTTTCGCGGGCACGGAATGTCGGTGGAAGGCGTCCACTGGACGTAATGACAAACCAGTAGGTCCAGGTGACCATCGCGGTCGTAATCCACCCAGGCGGCGCTGGTGCTCCAGCCGCCATCGGCTACTCCGGCCTCGGCTGCGACTTCTGTAAAGCCGCCACGGCCGTTGTTGTGAAACAGGTAGTTGCGTCCTAAGCCCGTAACGTACAGGTCGGGAAAGCCGTCGTTGTCGTAATCTCCAACGGCAACGCCCATACCGTACATGCGCACGTTGAGGCCGGCGCGGGCCGTAACATCGGTAAATGTTCCGTCGCCGTTGTTGCGGTAGAGCGCGCAAACGCCGTCCGGAGCGGTTCCGTATCCCGCCGGCGCGTGGACGCCCGCGGAGGCAAGTTCGGCGGGAGTCCAGTTTCGGCTATTTACAAGAAACAGATCCTGGAAGCCATCTCCATCGTAGTCGATCCATGCGACGCCGCTGCCCATCGTCTCGGGAAGCCACTTCAATCCAAACGCGCCGTTCACATGGTTGAAGTGAACTCCGGCCTGTTCCGTTACATCCGCAAATGTGATGCCGAACGGCGTCGCGACTGCCTCAGGCGCAATTGAACGCGGGCCCCGCTTTCCGCAGCCCTGAGCGGCTGCAAGCGCTGCGGCGCCAACTCCGGTGATGAACTGCCGGCGGTCCGGCCGCACGGCGCGAGATGAACTCATGGGCGCTCCTGCATGTTCTACGCTTACGCCACCTATCGCCGGGCTACACGCTGCGGCGCCGGGCCAGCGGATGCCGTCCATTGGCCGGTGGGGTATCCCTGCTTCAACCAGCGCACGTACCAGGCCGGTGGCGGACGCGAAATACCGGTGGCGTGCTCGTGAATCGGTTGTGCGAGATTGTTTACGTTTGGATGCTTGCGCAGGTAGTTGCCCGCGAGCGCTGTGCTCAGTTCATCGGCCTTGAACCTGTTATACAACTCCTCGTGAACCGCGGCCAGTTTCATGTTCCCCTCACCACGGAAGCACTTCATCAGGTTGTAGTGCGCGGTAGCGTTCTCGGGATCGATAGATGTGGTTACCAGGAACTGTCGGACAGCCTCAGGAAAGTTACCGAGCCGAAAGAGAATCTCACCGTACAGGTTTCGTACGTTACGATCCTGCGGGAAGACTTGCGTTACCTGCCGCAATGTACCGCAGGCGCGCCGGAGCTGGCCCAACTCAAACTGTGCGCGTGCATAGAAGAATCGGGTTCGCGCTATCAGCCATGGATTCATCGGTGTTGCGTGCGCGGCATACCGTGTGAACGCGTTGTTGAAGTCTGAAATGGCCGCGCCGGCGTCACTCTCGGCAAGGTCGGCCCGCCCGAGGTTCACCCAGCCTTCCGGCCACTGCGGGCTTAGCGCGATGACACGGTGGAAGGCACGCTTGGCGCCACTGAGATCGCCTTGCAACAGCAGCCCGATACCGTAATCGTTCCAGCGGATGCGATCGACTGGCGGATTCGGCGGTGTAACGTGTACCGGCGCGTGCGCACCGGCCGCCACTACGGGAATGGTTACGGAGTTTTGCGCCAGCACGATAATCGGCAAAACCGGCGGCGCCTTTATCTTGCCGGAAACACGCGAGAGGTCGGCATCGTACAGCAGCTTGCGATCATCCCAGCCCCACGCGACCGGGCCGCTGGTCTTGCCCACACCAACCGCAGTAGGTACCAATCCGTTCGGCGCAGATTTGGGTTCGTCGGGCGTGCGGCTTGCATACGCAAACCAGGTATTGCGCCAGCTGAACTTCCGATAGTTGAGCTTGGCGGTAAGGGTGATCGAGTTGCCGCAGTTTTTCGGAATTGGAATCCGGAAGTGAACCACGTCGGCGGCGCCGGGCGGAATTGCCTTCGCATACACAACCGCGCGCTCCGCCCATGCGTTCCGCTTATCGATGATGTGGCCGTGCTTATCGATCAGCAGCGCGCGGTACTGCTCCGCGCCGGGCTCAACCGGGCCGTTCTTCCACTGAAGTGAGCCGGAGTGGTAGATAACATGCCCGTTGCTCTCTTTGGCGATCAGTTCCACCCAAACATCAAATGCGTCAAATGTACCCCCGGGGAAGGCATGCCCCATCTTGAGTGTACGTACGACGACATCCACGAGCGGATCCTCGCCCCGATGCAATACGGCGCCCCGGTTGATGGGCGCCGTGATCTGGTCCTGGTCGGTGGCGCCAGGCGCCTGGAGAGGCATACCTGAAGTGGTGCTCAGTCCGTTATAGCCTTGTGGCGCCGGCCGTGGGGCGCTCACTTTCGGTTTCGGCTGCTGCGACCGCCGAATTGCGAAGATGTCTACCGAGAGCGCCTTGTCGGTCAAAAACTTCGTCACGGTATCCAGCTGCTTTTTGTCGTGGTTTACAAATGGCAAGGCGGTATTGGCGGCAGGGAACCGGTGGGAATGGACAAACCCCTCGATATTGCCGGCGTCGCCCGAGGCGACCAGCGGCATGTGGCAGTCGGCGCACGTTTTGAACGCGGGACCGCCCGATTTTGGGTCAACAGGATAGTAGAACGAGGCGGCGCCGAAGCCCGAGACCCCGCTCGACTGCCACGCGTCGTACTCATCGAATCCGCGGAACCATCGGTAGTCGTTGACCGGCACATCGAGGTGTACCTTATGGCAAGCGGAGCAGAACTTGGCCGTATCATCCACGTGGAACGGCCGCAGAAACGTTTTCGCGTGCGGCTCGGGCGCGATCCGTGTGAGAAACTCGTACAGGCCGTGCAGAAGCGGGTTCTGCGTCATGATCACCTTGTGCATTGGCGGGTAATCGGCGAGATAGTCGTTGTTACCCATCGTGCTCTTGACATGAACGATGGAATGGCACACCGCGCATCCGATACCGGCATGCGACCACGGGTACTGCTCAGGCGGCCAATCCTGATTGGCAATCGGCAACCCGAAGCGTGATTTACCCGGGTTGTGCGGGTCCTGCGTAAGGAGCACGGCCATGTCGTGGCAGCCGCCGCACCACTGCGAAGGCTTGGTACCAATCACATCCTGCATGTACTCGATAGATTTGCGGTACCACTGGTTGTTGAACGAGGCGAAGTGGTGCGCGGAACTGGACCACTGCCGATAGATATCGGGGTGACAGCCCCGCGCTCCGCACGTTTTGGAATCGATAAAGTAGGCTTTGGGAAAGAACTGTCCGTCAACGGTTTGCGCGGAGGCCGGGAAGAACTTACCGGTGGCGCCATCGCCCTCCAGCTCCATGCTGGCCGGGGCGAGGGCGGGGTTGTGAATAGAACGGTCAGTATTCGGTGCGAAGGCGGTGTAGAGGTAGAGCGCGAGTAGCGGCGCTCCCAGCACGATGCCAAGCTTTAGGCTGAGCCTCCGGGCGGAGGTTCGCTGTGGCGATGGCTGTACAGGCCGGAGCCACAGCCATGCCAGCGCTGCCAGAACGGCCACGGCCGAGGTGACATCGTGCAGCGGCTCGATGGTGTGCCGGGTCCCGATCGGCAGCCACTGCAGGCCGATTGGGAGGAACGTCAACCCTGTGGCAAGCGACCCGGCAAGAGCCACCAGTGCAACGCGCCCGAAGACGGCCGACACAGAACCACGGGAGACTGCCCAAAGCCGCCGGATACGCCGGCAGAACCAGCCGAGCGCTGCCAGACCGATGGTGAGGTGAAGGAGCAGAGCTCCTTCGTAGAAAACGGCTGCCACCTGCAGGCGGGGTGGTCCGGAAGCATGATTGGCGATGTAGAGCCAGGCCGAGTCGAAAAGTAAGGTTGTTACAACTACGGCAACAACCGTACGGGACCTGCTCAGGCCTGGCGCTTCTACAGACATCAGCTAATGTACGGCGCCGGCCGCGGCTGCGATACGGCCGGAACTACTTCCTGTGGGTACGGCAGACGTTAGCCGTTCTCCGCTGTATTTACCCGAGATCGGCGAGCGCCTTTTGCGCCGCATCCTTGACCGCCTGATCCCTGGTTTCGGACGCCAGGTTTTGAATCGCGGCCGCGGCAGACTTATCACCGCGGGTATGCAGTGCGTTGATGGCGTCGACCGCCAGTACCGGCGGATTAGAGGGTTTAAGCAGCGAGACCAGGACCGCGGTAACCGAGGCATCGCCAGCCGGAAGTGCTGCAAGGTGTTTGATTGCGTCGGCCCGCACACTCACCGCCCTCTCGCTGCCCTGCGACGCGAGCGTGAGGACCGGCAGAACCGCGTCGGTGTTATCCGCCGTGAGCGCGCTCACCACGGTGGCGGCCAACTGGTCGCCGGGCGAGCGGACCGCCACCTGATGCGTGAACGCGTCCAGGTTCGCCTTGTCGTTCCAGCCGGCGAGCGTACGGAGGCCGGCTTCCACGACGCTGTACTGCTCGGTATCGCTGAGCGCGGCGGTACGCTCCGTGGCCACATCGGCATCGGTAGCCGGGAGGCGGCCGAGCGCGGCCAGAGCAGCGGCCCTCCGATCTGGTTCGGTCATCACTGCGGCCTGGCTGCGAAACAGCGGGCGCATCCACTCCTGCGCGCCGGCGCCCAGTATCGTGAGGAACGCAGATGCGGCGAGTGGACTCTTCTCATTGGCCAGCGCGCCGGCGATGAGGCGTGCATTGGCGTCTGTCAGCGCCTGCGTTGGCTGAGGCCGTGGCTGGCCCCGCCGGAACCTCTGGAAAGGCGGCACCACTCTGGCTGCGAGCAGATTGGCGGCGGCGACCCGGTCGACCACACATGGCGCATGTTCGAGAATCACAGGCAGCTCATCAGGCGTCCAGCCACTGGATTTCATCTGCTTGAGCAATGAGTGGTCCGGATCGAGGAGTACGGCGCCGGGACGCGATGCCGCCGGGAACGTAAAGGTCTGGTCCCTGGCATCGAGCGTGAAGGCATGTCGCGTAACAGCGCCCGTCTCTCCGTCTATGGCGGCAAGGGTAAGCGGCATGTTGTAGATCGGTGTGCCGTTGGAGGTGTCCTGCTGCTGCAGCACCTCAACGGAAACCGAGCCGGCACCCTGATCGTAATTCCACGTAAACGACAGGACGGGGTGGCCCGGCTTGAATATCCATTGGTCGAAGAACGGCCCAACGTTGATTCCACTGCTGTCGGTCAGAGCCTTTTCGAGGTCCTTGGTATCGACCGGCGTGAACTGGTTTGTTCTCAGGTAGTGGCCCATCCCGCGCCAGAACGGCCCGTCACCCATCCAGAGGCGCAGCATGTTCAGAATGAGGCCGCCCTTGGGGTAGGTGTGGCTGTCGAACATCTGGTTCTTGTCGGAGTACATCAGGTCGCGCACCGGGCGAATATACCGGGATGCCTCGAATAGATACTGCCGCTCAGCGCGGTCGCGATCGAAATCGCCAGCGTCCTTTCCATTCAGATGGGTGGTGTACATCATCTGCATGAATGTAGCGAAGCTCTCGTTCAGCCAGATATCGCCCCAATCCTTGCAAGTGACGTTGTCGCCAAACCATTGGTGCGCCAGCTCGTGGGAATCAAGGCTGGCCATCGGGTACAGACCGGCGCGCAGATCGGTAAGGCTGTTCGCCCCAAGCGTGGTGGCGCTGACGTTTTCCATGCCACCGCCAAAGTCGATCATGGCGTCCTGGGCGTATTTTGGCCACGCGTATTTGTATCCCAGCTTATCCGAGTAGAAGCTGAGCATATCGGGCGTGTTTCCGAAGCTGCCCGGGATCATCCAGCCGCGCCCCTTGGGCACAACGTAGTAGAGTGGAACACCGCGCCACTCGGCCTTCTGGATATCGAGTTCACCACCAGCCAGCGAAAGGAGATAGGTGGAGTGCGGCAGTTTCATCTGCCAGTGCACCGTTCGCGTGTGGTTCGCCGGGTCAACCGTGTCGCTGATGAGAGCGCCGTTGCCGATGCATTCCCAGGCCTCCGGGACCGTTACAATCTCATCGCTGGCGCACTTATCGTTGGGATAATCGTACAGCGGTACCCAGTGGTGGTTACCGTCGGTTTCTCCCTGCGACCAGAATCCCGGCACCCGATCCGGCTGGTTGGGGTCAGCGTCGATCCAATGCCATCCTCCGGCGCCGTTTGCCCCGCCAAAGCGGCCACCACCCGGCATTGCATAGTGAATTGCTACCGAGACGTACTGCCCACGGGCGAGCGCGGAACCGTTGTCGATGAAAAGCTGCTCTCCCGTGTGCGTAAATGGCTTGGAGACGCCGCCTATGGTGCAAGAACTAATGGTGAGATTCGCGCCGGCATCCACCTCAATCTTGCGGAGCCCATCGCGAAGCGGCGCCAACTCATGGGTCACGACCCCTGCCGCGCTGTGTGTGGCAGGATCGATACTCAGCACCAGGTTGAGGTGGCGCACGTGGTAATCACGCGTTCGCGCGTAGTGCATGTGGGCAAGCGGTGGCTCCCACGCGGCTTGCCCCTGCGGCCCGCGAAACTGGGCGCCGGCGACGGCGCCCGGGAAGATCAGCAATGCCAGTGCGGCCGCTTTCGTCAAGTATGGTCTGTTGGTGAACTGCATTTCGAGTACCTGCTATGGGCAATTCCGACCCGGCGTGTAACGTGGCGACGAAGGAATAATCTGCGCGATACAATCCAAAACTCGCACTCGTATTCGCTTCATGTGGCACAGATTCCTGCGAGAACCGCGACTCAAGTGACCGGCTGCCGCCTCTGCCGGTGAACAGCAGCGATCCGCCTGCCGTTGTGGCGCGACCTGAACATGGCGGTTGAGTGCGACGGGCGCGCCAAGCCGTTATAATGCAACGGCATCACGCACCGGAGCGGCACACCGCATACATGGAACCACTCTATGGATAGTCTGCTGCGAATCGGCCTGGTCGGTTGCGGAGGAATGGGCGCGGAACACATTCGCATTATCCGTACGCTGCCGGATGTGGAACTCGTGGGCATCTGTGATGAGCGCCCGGAGCGTGTGCAGCGCATGAATGGGCAGTACGGTACGCCGTTCTGGCTGGATTACACGCGCTTTCTGGAGCAGGCTCGCCCGGATATCGTACATATATGCTCTCCGTCCGGGCTTCACGCCCTGCATGGTATCTGCGCCGCCCGTCGTGGCGTTCATGTGTTGTGCGAGAAGCCGCTGGATATCTCACTTGCTAATGCAGATCGCTTCGTTACAGAGTGTGAACGCGCCGGGGTACTGCTGGGCTGCATCTTCCAGCGCAGAATGAGCGCCGGTGGCCGCGCCGTGCGCGCAGCAATTACTGCGGGTAAACTTGGCCGTATCATCTCATGCAGCGGATCGGTCAAGTGGTGGCGATCTCAGGCATATTACGACAAGGACGCCTGGCGCGGTACGCTGGCGCTTGATGGGGGCGCCCTGGCCAACCAGGGCATTCACACTCTGGACCAGATGCTCTGGCTTGCAGGACCGGTTGAAGAGGTGGAGTTTGCCCGATTGTCGACCGAGGCGCACAAGATGGAGTGTGAGGACGTGGCGCTTGTTGTTATGCGCTATGCCTCCGGCGCGCGCGGCATGCTGGAAGTGACAACCTGCTGCCGGCCGGACCTTTCCACACGGATCGAGCTTTACGGGGAGTATGGCTCCGCGGCCCTGCGTGACGCCCAGGTAACTGCGTTTGGTGTGGCCGGCGAAGACCTGTTGGCCAGCCTCACCGACCCTGGTGAGCGAACGGGCGGTGGCTCCGAACCGTTCGACATCAGTCTGGCAGGACACCGCTCCCAGATTGTGGACTTCTACGACGCAGTACGCAACAGACGCCCGCCGGCAGTGGATGGTCATGAAGGACGCAAAGCAGTTGAACTGCTGACGAGAATCTATCAAAAGGGCCTACCCGGCGCCGTCCTGGGTACGCCTCTCGAACTGCCGTCTGCCTAGCGGTGCGGTGAAGGATATCCAGGGCCATATGAAGCGGATCAGATCGTGGACGGCAGTTGCAGCAGGGCTTCTGTTGTGCGTGGGCTCTGTTTGCATCTCAGCCACGGCCGGCGCGCAAGCCGCAGGCGCGATGTATCGACTGCACGTCAATCGCGATGGCGCCACCGGCGTAACACACCTTACCGTTGACGCTTCGCACACGGGTCCCGCTGTGAGCCGGCTGGTGTTCGGCAACTTTCTGGAGCACCTTGACCACGCGATTTACGGCGGCCTTTGGGCACAGATCCTGCTAAACCCGAGCCTCGAGCAGGCCGCGTCGTCGGAGACTGTGCCGCCGGACTGGGCCTTTACGGGCGGTGCGGTGTGGCAAACCGGCGGCTACCAGTCGCCACTGTGCGTGCGTCTCAATGCGCCTGTTGCCGGCCAGCCAAACAGCGCGTTGTCGCAGGCAATCTACCTTCCCGAGGAGCGAACCGGTACCTACCGCGGTTACCTCTATTCGCGTGTGGTGGATCAGCCGGCCACTCTGCGAATAACCCTCGAGGGCGCAGCGCAGAACTGGCCGCCACCCGCTACCGGTCCGCTAGCCGGCGGTATCGAGCAATCCACTCTTCAGGCCGTGACGCGCGGGTGGCGCAAACAGGCATTTGTTATTCATCTGGCCCCCACCGTTCCAGCGGGCACACAGGTGCGTCTGGTGATTGAAAACATGGCGGGCGGCGCGGCGGACGTGGACCGTCTGGAGTTGTGGCCGGGCGACAGTGAGCTGCAGTTCGACCCGAACGTTTTGAAGTTGGCGCAGGATCTTCACCCGGCGACGATCCGCTGGCCGGGCGGTAACTTTGCCAGTCAGTACCACTGGATGGATGGCCTAGGCCTGGAAGACCGCAGGGTTACGCGTCCGAACCTGGCATGGGGCGGCGTCGAACCGAACAGCTTCGGTATCAATGAGTTCATCCACCTGTGCGACCTGACCTTCGCCCAACCGCAGATCACCGTCAATGCCGGCAACGGTACACCGGAAGAGGCTGCCGACCTGGTGCAGTATTGCAACGCGGAACCCCACCTGAAGTACAGCCTCATGCGGGCCACCAATCGATCTCCAGACCCCTACGGCGTCAAGTTGTGGGAAGTTGGCAATGAAATGTACGGCAGCTGGCAGATTGGCCACACCGATGCCTCAGGATACGCTCAGCGCTATGTGAAATACCGCGATGCGATGCTCGCGCAGGATAGCAGCATCCAGCTGATTGCATGCGGTGAGGGCGATCTGTACTCGCCGATGGGCCTGCGTGATGATGGACGCTGGAACCTGACACTGCTTCACATTGCCGGCCTGGATGGCGGCCGTGAACCGGAGTTTCTGGCGCTCCACCCGCTTCTGCCGATGCCGGGCAGCCTGCGCGGTTTGCCATATGACAGCCAGTACGCGAGTATCGCCGCTTTTCCCCAATACATCGATCGCACGTACATTCCGGAGATGGAGCGCCAGATCCGCGCAGTTGAGGGCGCCGGCGGCAAGACGCATCTGGCGTTCACCGAGTGGGGCATGATCACCGGCGGCCCGACGTGGCGGCAGAGTCCGAACTGCGTCACCCTTGCCGGCGCCATCTACAACGCCCTGTTTCTGAATGCCATGCTGCGCCACAGTGGCGCGGTTCGACTCTCAAATGTCACCGGATTGATGCACGGCGGCGGCATCAAGAAGCACCAGGGCATCGTCACAGTGGATCCGCAGTACTACACCCAGTTGTTGTACGACACGGCGGGTATCGAACAGCCGGTGGCTATATCCGAAACCGGTCCCGGAGAGTCGGTTCCGGCACGCGGCGACCTACCAGCGGTGAACGACGTGCCCGACGTGGACGCATTTGCGGCTACAACACACATTGGAGGGCGGCTGGTGGTGTTTTTGGTGAACCGCCGGGCATCGGCGCCTCGAAGCGTTGCGCTGACACTGGCCGGCGCCGCGGTCGGCGGTGTCAAGGCGACCATTCTGACCGGCAGCACGCTGCAGACTGCCAACACCGTCGCGCACCGGGATGCCGTACATCCGGCGCCGTTTCCACTGCCGGCATGGCACGGCAACGAGATTGATCTCACGCTCCCCGCGCACGCGTTGGTTGTGCTGCACATCGGCGCCTGAACACTATGGGACGCCATGTTGGAATTGTAACGCACCCATCACGCCAGGAGGCTTTGGATCTGGCTGCCAGTGTTGTTTCGTGGCTCCACGAGCGCGAAGTGCAGGTGATTCTGTCGGAGCCCGCTGCCACGGCGCTTAATCGGCCGGATCTGCTGGCGGATGAAAGCCATTGGCGAAGCGCAGGATTCGTGGTGAGTTTGGGGGGCGATGGAACGATATTGACGGCGGCGCGCCTGGTTATGCCCGATTCCGTGCCGATACTCGGCGTGCACATGGGCCGATTCGGCTTCATCGCCGAAGTCTCGCCGGCCAATGTATTTGTATGCATGGAGGCGGCCCTGGAGGGCAGCCTGAAGACCCAGGACCGCATGATGATCCAGGCGGAAATCCTGCGAGCCGGAAGCATCCTGCACACAACCGCCGGCCTCAACGAGGTGGTGATCCGTTCGGCGCTGTCGCACATCATCCATATCGACACGTGGCTGGCAGGGCGGCCGTTCGCCACGTTTCCTGCTGATGGCCTGGTTCTGGCTACACCTACCGGCTCC comes from the Armatimonadota bacterium genome and includes:
- a CDS encoding tetratricopeptide repeat protein translates to MSVEAPGLSRSRTVVAVVVTTLLFDSAWLYIANHASGPPRLQVAAVFYEGALLLHLTIGLAALGWFCRRIRRLWAVSRGSVSAVFGRVALVALAGSLATGLTFLPIGLQWLPIGTRHTIEPLHDVTSAVAVLAALAWLWLRPVQPSPQRTSARRLSLKLGIVLGAPLLALYLYTAFAPNTDRSIHNPALAPASMELEGDGATGKFFPASAQTVDGQFFPKAYFIDSKTCGARGCHPDIYRQWSSSAHHFASFNNQWYRKSIEYMQDVIGTKPSQWCGGCHDMAVLLTQDPHNPGKSRFGLPIANQDWPPEQYPWSHAGIGCAVCHSIVHVKSTMGNNDYLADYPPMHKVIMTQNPLLHGLYEFLTRIAPEPHAKTFLRPFHVDDTAKFCSACHKVHLDVPVNDYRWFRGFDEYDAWQSSGVSGFGAASFYYPVDPKSGGPAFKTCADCHMPLVASGDAGNIEGFVHSHRFPAANTALPFVNHDKKQLDTVTKFLTDKALSVDIFAIRRSQQPKPKVSAPRPAPQGYNGLSTTSGMPLQAPGATDQDQITAPINRGAVLHRGEDPLVDVVVRTLKMGHAFPGGTFDAFDVWVELIAKESNGHVIYHSGSLQWKNGPVEPGAEQYRALLIDKHGHIIDKRNAWAERAVVYAKAIPPGAADVVHFRIPIPKNCGNSITLTAKLNYRKFSWRNTWFAYASRTPDEPKSAPNGLVPTAVGVGKTSGPVAWGWDDRKLLYDADLSRVSGKIKAPPVLPIIVLAQNSVTIPVVAAGAHAPVHVTPPNPPVDRIRWNDYGIGLLLQGDLSGAKRAFHRVIALSPQWPEGWVNLGRADLAESDAGAAISDFNNAFTRYAAHATPMNPWLIARTRFFYARAQFELGQLRRACGTLRQVTQVFPQDRNVRNLYGEILFRLGNFPEAVRQFLVTTSIDPENATAHYNLMKCFRGEGNMKLAAVHEELYNRFKADELSTALAGNYLRKHPNVNNLAQPIHEHATGISRPPPAWYVRWLKQGYPTGQWTASAGPAPQRVARR
- a CDS encoding NAD(+)/NADH kinase; this translates as MGRHVGIVTHPSRQEALDLAASVVSWLHEREVQVILSEPAATALNRPDLLADESHWRSAGFVVSLGGDGTILTAARLVMPDSVPILGVHMGRFGFIAEVSPANVFVCMEAALEGSLKTQDRMMIQAEILRAGSILHTTAGLNEVVIRSALSHIIHIDTWLAGRPFATFPADGLVLATPTGSTAYALSVGGPLVAPLVDAFTVAPICPHTLNARPLLVPASEVVEIEVEDDGAEVLVTVDGADLATLEPGDRVRARRASCITRLYVTADAGFYEKVRARYLYGQRVNG
- a CDS encoding CRTAC1 family protein; this translates as MSSSRAVRPDRRQFITGVGAAALAAAQGCGKRGPRSIAPEAVATPFGITFADVTEQAGVHFNHVNGAFGLKWLPETMGSGVAWIDYDGDGFQDLFLVNSRNWTPAELASAGVHAPAGYGTAPDGVCALYRNNGDGTFTDVTARAGLNVRMYGMGVAVGDYDNDGFPDLYVTGLGRNYLFHNNGRGGFTEVAAEAGVADGGWSTSAAWVDYDRDGHLDLLVCHYVQWTPSTDIPCPRNGERVYCTPQQYAGAPLALYHNNGKGRFTNIAGRAGLLHDSNGRSLQGKSLGVAVLDYNNDGWPDIAIANDTEPNYLFRNGGNGTFAEVGVREGIAFPDNGTARGAMGIDAADYDRCGRPSLIIGNFSNQMLSLYHNDGRIFRDVAAQAGIGTPSLLSLSFGCFFADLDGDGWNDIFVANGHIDDTIQQIQREVTYAESPLLFRNLCNGQFENVSRSAGADIARPMVARGAAYADYMLRGVPDIAVSTNNGAARLLRNSGKPGHNSLRLELTGTRSNRSAIGAAIAVHVGSGVQRYRVRSGSSYCSQSELPVTVGLGTATQADTVAITWPSGAQTTLANLPAAAIYEVVEGRGVVSRRAFGQGRKQPAA
- a CDS encoding Gfo/Idh/MocA family oxidoreductase yields the protein MDSLLRIGLVGCGGMGAEHIRIIRTLPDVELVGICDERPERVQRMNGQYGTPFWLDYTRFLEQARPDIVHICSPSGLHALHGICAARRGVHVLCEKPLDISLANADRFVTECERAGVLLGCIFQRRMSAGGRAVRAAITAGKLGRIISCSGSVKWWRSQAYYDKDAWRGTLALDGGALANQGIHTLDQMLWLAGPVEEVEFARLSTEAHKMECEDVALVVMRYASGARGMLEVTTCCRPDLSTRIELYGEYGSAALRDAQVTAFGVAGEDLLASLTDPGERTGGGSEPFDISLAGHRSQIVDFYDAVRNRRPPAVDGHEGRKAVELLTRIYQKGLPGAVLGTPLELPSA